The following proteins come from a genomic window of Carassius auratus strain Wakin chromosome 18, ASM336829v1, whole genome shotgun sequence:
- the LOC113118076 gene encoding trans-1,2-dihydrobenzene-1,2-diol dehydrogenase-like — MATRWGICGAGKISHDFCVALRTLSNEDHQIVAVASRSLESAEKFAKTHSIPKAYGSYQELAKDPNIDVLYIGVVHTHHLQVGLLFLNAGKNVLCEKPFAMNLREVRQLVSAARENNVFLMEAVWSRCFPLYAEVGRLLSENTVGEVKMVKAYFGLPLLDRERSTQKEQGGGALMDIGIYCLQFALMVFKGERPESIHATGVLLPSGVDESMVVVLKFSGNRMAVCVCSIACDLPNDATICGSKGMIRVAHPMHCPTVLELNGKKTEFPLPEPGLPLNFTNSTGLRYEAEEVRRCLLKGLKESIKMSLTDSELLTEIMDEARRQVGVVYDQDSQ, encoded by the exons ATGGCGACCCGCTGGGGAATCTGTGGAGCTGGAAAAATCAGCCATGATTTCTGTGTTGCTCTGAGGACACTTTCTAACGAAGATCACCAG ATAGTTGCAGTTGCATCAAGAAGCCTAGAAAGTGCAGAGAAGTTTGCAAAAACCCACAGCATCCCAAAAGCGTATGGCAGCTACCAGGAGCTGGCGAAGGACCCCAATATTG ATGTGCTGTACATCGGGGTTGTGCACACACATCATCTGCAGGTGGGTCTGCTGTTCCTCAACGCTGGGAAGAATGTGCTGTGTGAGAAACCCTTCGCCATGAACCTCCGAGAGGTCAGACAGCTCGTCTCGGCCGCCCGCGAGAACAACGTCTTCCTCATGGAG gCGGTCTGGTCCAGGTGTTTCCCCTTGTATGCTGAGGTTGGCAGGCTGCTCTCAGAAAACACAGTTGGGGAGGTGAAGATGGTGAAGGCATATTTCGGTCTTCCTCTGCTGGACCGTGAGCGCAGCACACAGAAGGAGCAGGGTGGAGGAGCGCTGATGGACATCGGCATCTACTGCCTACAGTTCGCTCTGATGGTGTTCAAGGGAGAAAGACCAGAATCCATCCACGCCACGGGAGTCCTGCTTCCCTCAG GGGTTGATGAGTCGATGGTGGTGGTCCTGAAGTTCTCGGGGAACAGGATGGCTGTGTGTGTCTGCTCCATCGCCTGTGATCTTCCCAATGATGCCACCATCTGCGGAAGCAAAGGCATGATCCGA GTGGCGCATCCCATGCACTGCCCAACCGTTCTGGAGCTGAATGGTAAAAAGACAGAGTTCCCTCTTCCTGAACCCGGCCTGCCTCTGAACTTCACCAACAGCACAGGACTGAGATACGAGGCAGAGGAAGTGAGGCGCTGTCTGCTGAAAG GACTGAAGGAGAGCATCAAGATGTCACTCACAGACTCAGAGCTGCTTACTGAGATCATGGATGAGGCCCGGAGACAGGTGGGCGTGGTTTATGATCAGGACAGCCAATGA